From Hylaeus volcanicus isolate JK05 chromosome 2, UHH_iyHylVolc1.0_haploid, whole genome shotgun sequence, the proteins below share one genomic window:
- the LOC128884975 gene encoding uncharacterized protein LOC128884975 has translation MRIRPGCAAALAVLLHAVLVASKALDQSPLQQQSQQRSQQSQQRSQQQIPYGTEAQKRWGGDLGDGHGGDVGGYGGDIGGFGHSGGDSGGGYGHSGGGDIGGGLGHSGGGDIGGGLGHSGGGDIGGGLSHFGGGDIGGGLGHSGGGDIGGGYGHSGGGDIGGGYGHSGGGDIGGGLGHSGGGDIGGGLGHLAGGDLGGGGGDAHHDDHHHDHGYWKKKLIWKPGWKKIWKPAKKQIWKPAWKKIWKPIWVPTQKAVWKEIQVPAWKKIWKPVWKEIQVPAWKEIQVPAWKKIWKPVWKPIKVPAWKDIQVPAWKKIWKPVWKEIQVPAWKEIQVPAWKKLWIPEWVKVGIPGEHYHGKDQHGWEYTSHDLWKKKLIWKPVWKKYWKPAKKQIWVPDKKLEWVEAWKQIWKPSKKQIWVDDKKLIWKEEWKQIWKPAKKQIWVPDKKLEWKEAWKQIWKPDKKLEWIPDKKLAWKEAWKQIWVPAWKEIWVPAWKKIWKPVWISEWFPSEDHHHPHGWEDRKDTQAKGSQLVRSVPEAASKLSGQGQQQQRQIDDNKVRWDRSSKTELQTINQDLVPPPVTQNQSVATANFAFPNQ, from the exons ATGAGGATTCGCCCGGGATGCGCG GCTGCACTAGCGGTGCTACTGCATGCCGTTCTTGTGGCGAGCAAAGCGTTGGATCAGAGTCCGTTGCAGCAGCAGTCTCAGCAACGATCTCAGCAGTCTCAGCAACGATCTCAGCAGCAAATTCC ATATGGAACGGAGGCTCAGAAGAGATGGGGTGGTGACCTGGGTGACGGCCACGGCGGCGACGTAGGTGGCTATGGCGGCGATATCGGCGGTTTTGGTCACTCTGGCGGCGACTCTGGGGGAGGCTACGGTCACTCCGGGGGTGGCGACATTGGCGGCGGTTTGGGTCACTCCGGAGGTGGTGACATTGGCGGCGGTTTGGGTCACTCCGGAGGTGGCGACATTGGCGGAGGTTTAAGTCACTTTGGAGGCGGCGACATTGGCGGAGGATTGGGTCACTCTGGAGGTGGCGATATCGGAGGTGGTTACGGTCACTCTGGAGGTGGCGATATCGGAGGTGGTTACGGCCATTCCGGTGGCGGCGACATTGGCGGAGGATTGGGTCACTCTGGGGGTGGAGATATCGGTGGTGGCTTGGGACACTTGGCTGGTGGCGACCTTGGCGGTGGAGGCGGCGACGCCCATCACGACGATCATCATCACGATCACGGCTACTGGAAGAAGAAGCTGATCTGGAAGCCAGGCTGGAAGAAGATCTGGAAGCCCGCGAAGAAGCAAATTTGGAAGCCTGCGTGGAAGAAGATTTGGAAACCCATCTGGGTACCGACGCAGAAGGCGGTCTGGAAGGAGATTCAGGTACCGGCTTGGAAGAAGATCTGGAAACCAGTGTGGAAGGAGATACAAGTGCCAGCTTGGAAGGAGATCCAGGTGCCGGCTTGGAAGAAGATCTGGAAGCCCGTCTGGAAGCCTATCAAAGTACCAGCGTGGAAGGACATACAAGTGCCGGCTTGGAAGAAGATCTGGAAACCCGTATGGAAGGAGATCCAGGTGCCGGCTTGGAAGGAGATCCAAGTACCTGCCTGGAAGAAGCTGTGGATCCCCGAATGGGTGAAAGTGGGAATACCCGGCGAGCACTATCACGGCAAGGATCAACATGGATGGGAGTACACCAGCCACGATCTCTGGAAGAAGAAACTGATATGGAAACCGGTATGGAAAAAGTACTGGAAACCCGCCAAGAAGCAGATCTGGGTACCTGACAAGAAGCTGGAGTGGGTCGAAGCGTGGAAGCAGATTTGGAAGCCGTCCAAGAAGCAGATCTGGGTGGACGACAAGAAGCTTATATGGAAGGAGGAGTGGAAGCAGATATGGAAGCCTGCCAAGAAACAGATCTGGGTGCCTGACAAGAAGCTGGAGTGGAAGGAGGCTTGGAAGCAGATCTGGAAACCGGACAAGAAGCTCGAATGGATCCCAGACAAGAAGCTGGCGTGGAAGGAGGCTTGGAAGCAGATTTGGGTGCCCGCTTGGAAGGAGATCTGGGTGCCGGCGTGGAAGAAGATCTGGAAGCCTGTTTGGATATCGGAGTGGTTCCCGTCCGAGGACCATCATCACCCTCACGGATGGGAGGATCGCAAGGATACTCAAGCGAAGGGGTCGCAGCTGGTGCGGTCTGTTCCAGAGGCTGCCTCGAAGCTGAGCGGTCAAGGTCAGCAGCAGCAACGTCAGATCGACGACAACAAGGTCAGGTGGGACAGGTCGTCCAAGACGGAACTCCAGACGATCAATCAGGACCTGGTGCCACCGCCGGTCACGCAAAATCAAAGCGTCGCTACGGCCAACTTCGCGTTCCCCAATCAGTGA
- the LOC128872355 gene encoding translation initiation factor IF-2-like: MRSSLILLGWLFFVSALGEPIRTKKEAPLSPPPSQYGPPATSYGVPSVGSSYSAPSDSYGAPPAPSSSYGAPSSSYGAPSSSYGAPSSSYGAPAAPSSSYGAPAAPSSSYGAPAAPSSSYGAPSGPSSTHGAPSSSYGAPSGPSSSYGAPSVPSSSYGAPSSSYGAPSSSYGAPSGHGGDQGYSSGGSFGGDDHGGHGGGGGGDHGSFGGDHGSFGGGDHHGGGGGGLSSSYGPPSQSYGPPSQSYGPPSQSYGPPAQPQGRFEKKLTWKAEWKQIWKTEQKLTWKQEWKKVQVPVWKEVQVPAWKEVKVPAWKKVQKPVWKEVQVPVWKEVQVPAWKKVWKPVWKEVQVPAWKEVQVPDWKKIWVPEWIKVGIPGEQYVGKDQHGWQYTSHDLWKKKLIWKPVWKKVWRTEKKKVWVSDKKLEWKAEWKQIWKTEKKQVWVSDKKLAWKEESVQVWVPEKKQIWVTQKKQVWKDEWKSKWVPVWKDVQVPAWKKIWKPVWEKVWVPEEPHHDEHPGYK; the protein is encoded by the exons ATGCGGTCTAGCCTG ATACTATTGGGCTGGCTCTTTTTCGTCTCCGCCCTAGGGGAGCCGATAAGGACAAAGAAAGA AGCCCCGTTAAGCCCGCCCCCGAGCCAGTACGGTCCACCAGCAACCTCCTATGGAGTTCCAAGCGTAGGAAGCTCGTACAGCGCTCCGTCTGACTCCTACGGCGCTCCACCGGCGCCATCTTCGTCCTACGGCGCGCCATCTTCGTCCTACGGCGCGCCATCTTCGTCTTACGGCGCGCCATCTTCGTCTTACGGAGCACCAGCAGCGCCATCTTCGTCTTACGGAGCACCAGCAGCGCCATCTTCGTCTTACGGAGCACCAGCAGCGCCATCTTCGTCCTACGGAGCGCCATCAGGGCCGTCCTCCACTCACGGCGCGCCCTCGTCATCATACGGCGCACCGTCGGGCCCATCATCGTCTTACGGAGCACCATCGGTCCCATCCTCTTCTTACGGAGCGCCGTCGTCGTCTTACGGGGCACCATCGTCTAGCTATGGTGCACCGTCGGGTCACGGTGGTGACCAAGGTTACAGCAGCGGTGGATCCTTCGGAGGTGACGACCATGGTGGACACGgaggcggtggcggtggcgatCATGGGTCCTTCGGAGGCGATCATGGCTCGTTCGGTGGAGGAGACCACCAtggaggaggtggaggaggatTGTCCTCTTCCTATGGCCCCCCGTCTCAATCCTACGGGCCTCCGTCTCAATCCTACGGGCCTCCGTCTCAGTCCTACGGGCCTCCGGCTCAGCCGCAAGGGCGATTCGAGAAGAAGCTGACGTGGAAAGCCGAGTGGAAGCAAATCTGGAAGACCGAGCAGAAGTTAACGTGGAAACAGGAGTGGAAAAAGGTCCAGGTGCCCGTGTGGAAGGAAGTCCAGGTCCCGGCTTGGAAGGAGGTCAAGGTACCCGCTTGGAAGAAGGTACAGAAGCCAGTGTGGAAGGAAGTCCAGGTGCCCGTTTGGAAGGAGGTCCAGGTCCCGGCGTGGAAGAAGGTCTGGAAGCCCGTGTGGAAGGAGGTGCAGGTACCAGCGTGGAAGGAAGTCCAGGTCCCCGACTGGAAGAAGATCTGGGTGCCGGAGTGGATCAAGGTCGGGATACCCGGCGAGCAGTACGTCGGCAAGGACCAACACGGCTGGCAGTACACCAGCCACGATCTCTGGAAGAAGAAACTGATATGGAAGCCGGTATGGAAGAAGGTCTGGCGAACGGAGAAGAAGAAGGTCTGGGTGAGCGACAAGAAGCTGGAGTGGAAGGCCGAGTGGAAGCAGATATGGAAGACGGAGAAGAAGCAGGTCTGGGTGTCCGACAAGAAGCTGGCGTGGAAGGAGGAGTCGGTGCAGGTCTGGGTGCCGGAGAAGAAGCAGATTTGGGTCACGCAGAAGAAGCAGGTCTGGAAGGACGAGTGGAAGAGCAAGTGGGTCCCGGTCTGGAAGGACGTGCAGGTGCCGGCGTGGAAGAAGATCTGGAAGCCCGTCTGGGAGAAAGTCTGGGTACCCGAGGAGCCCCACCACGACGAGCACCCTGGTTACAAGTAA